One region of Eleutherodactylus coqui strain aEleCoq1 chromosome 5, aEleCoq1.hap1, whole genome shotgun sequence genomic DNA includes:
- the LOC136628728 gene encoding zinc finger protein 84-like yields the protein MNGTIDAKLLRFIEVLHPKSPTLYILPKIHNDLLNPLGDQLSQHVVLSSQTAIFLDKILRPFANNALSFVQDTENLPHDSSNRLLTLTTFVSQLLFQDEDLTNINATEKNVRGDQRCKEGIPTGNRPDDGIGSSEGDLISADTKAEDCGITQDTYEEPAIIPDIPSALHSQNTSSDPLIQVPSSDPSQTDKGHRRGKHQETHTGKKPYSCKKCVERFRVKSHLLTHQRSHTGEKPFSCSECGKCFAFKSVLVTHQRIHTGEKPRSCSDCGKCFTQKANLFSHQRIHTGEKPFSCSDCGKCFTQKANLVTHQRIHTGEKPFSCSECGKSFTQKTALVDHQRIHTGEKTFTCSECGKCFTKKANLFTHQRIHTGEKPFSCSECGKCFAHKASLFTHQRIHTGEKPFSCSECGKCFTKKANLFTHQRIHTGERTFSCSECGKCFAQKPALVDHQRIHTGEKTFTCSECGKCFAQKPALVDHQRIHTGEKTFTCSECGKCFTKKANLFTHQRIHTGEKPFSCSECGKCFAHKASLFKHQRIHTGEKPFSCSECGKCFTQKPALVDHQRIHTGEKPFSCSECGKCFTQKPALVDHQRIHTGEKPFSCSQCQKCFRNKSNLVTHQRIHTGEKPFSCSECGKCFAHKASLITHQKIHPGKK from the exons ATGAATGGCACCATTGATGCCAAACTCCTTCGCTTCATTGAGGTCCTACATCCTAAATCTCCAACCCTCTACATCCTACCTAAAATTCATAATGATTTGTTGAACCCCCTTGGAGACCAATTGTCTCAGCATGTGGTTCTATCTTCACAAACAGCAATATTCCTTGATAAAATACTACGTCCTTTTGCCAACAATGCTCTCTCCTTCGTACAAGATACTG aaaaccttccacatgactcctccaaccgtctgctgactctTACaacatttgtctcacagcttttgttccAGGATGAAGATTTAACCAATATTAATGCTACAGAGaaaaatgtgaggggcgatcagcgatgtaaagaggggattcctacaggtaaccgcccag ATGACGGTATCGGGAGCTCAGAGGGAGATCTGATATCTGCAGATactaaagcagaggattgtggtatcacacaagatacatatgaagaacctgccattatcccagatatcccctcagcccttcacagccaaaatacatcatctgatcctcttatacaggtcccatcttctgatccATCACAGACTGATAAAGGGCACAGAAGGGGAAAACATCAAGAAACCCACACAGggaagaagccgtattcatgtaaaAAATGTGTAGAACGTTTCCGAGTTAAATCACATCTacttacacatcagagaagtcacacaggagagaagccattttcttgttcagaatgtgggaaatgttttgcattcaaatcagtccttgttacacatcagagaattcacacaggagagaagccacgttcttgttcagattgtgggaaatgttttacacagaaagcaAACCTTttttcacatcagagaattcacacaggagagaagccattttcttgttcagattgtgggaaatgttttacacagaaagcaaaccttgttacacatcagagaattcacacaggagagaagccgttttcttgttcagaatgtgggaaaagttttacacAGAAAACAGCTctggttgatcatcagagaattcacacaggagagaagacatttacctgttcagaatgtgggaaatgttttacaaagaaAGCAAACCtttttacacatcagagaattcacacaggagagaagccattttcttgttcagaatgtgggaaatgttttgcacataAAGCAAGCCtttttacacatcagagaattcacactggagagaagccgttttcttgttcagaatgtgggaaatgttttacgaaGAAAGCAAACCtttttacacatcagagaattcacacaggagagaggacattttcttgttcagaatgtgggaaatgttttgcacagaaaCCAGCTctggttgatcatcagagaattcacacaggagagaagacatttacctgttcagaatgtgggaaatgttttgcacagaaaCCAGCTctggttgatcatcagagaattcacacaggagagaagacatttacctgttcagaatgtgggaaatgttttacaaagaaAGCAAACCtttttacacatcagagaattcacacaggagagaagccattttcttgttcagaatgtgggaaatgttttgcacataAAGCAAGCCtttttaaacatcagagaattcacactggagagaagccgttttcttgttcagaatgtgggaaatgttttacacagaaaccaGCTctggttgatcatcagagaattcacactggagagaagccgttttcttgttcagaatgtgggaaatgttttacacagaaaccaGCTctggttgatcatcagagaattcacacaggagagaagccattttcttgttcacaaTGTCAGAAATGTTTTAGAAACAAATCaaaccttgttacacatcagagaattcacacaggagagaagccattttcttgttcagaatgtgggaaatgttttgcacataAAGCAAGCCTTAttacacatcagaaaattcacccaGGTAAAAagtaa